gaagaactttcaaaggcagtaaaatatcttaaaaaggagttcgaaatgaaagacctcggaaagacaaaattttgtcttggtctacaaattgaatattttgcaaatgagatatttgtccatcaatcaacatatacataaaatattttaagaagattttacatcgataaagcacacccacttagtaccccaatggttgtgagatctcttgatattaataaagatccatttcgacctcatgaaaatatgaagagcttgttggtgctaaaataccataccttagtgcaattggtgcattaatgtatcttgccaacaattctagaccagatatagccttcgcagtaaacttgttagcaagatttagttcttccccaacgcgaagacactggaatggaattaagcatatatttagATACCTTCGAGGGACCATTGATATGTGATTGTTTTACTCGAATGAATCCccgtcacaattgattggttatgcagatacaggatatttatctgatcccatAAGGGTCGATCGCAGACagactatttatttacatgtggtggtacagctatatcatggcgttcaacaaagcaaactatggttgccactttttcaaatcatgcagagataatagccattcatgaagcaagtcgagaatgtgtttggttaagatcaataactcaacacattcaagaaacatgtggcctttctttgacaaaagacgctccaacaatattgtatgaagacaatgctgcatgtatagctcaactgaagggaggatacatcaaaggagacagaacaaaacatatttcaccaaaattctttttcactcatgatcttcaaaagaagggtgaaatagatgtccaacaaattcgttcaagtgacaatttagcagatatgtttaccaaggcattgccaacttcaacctttgagaaaatgagatacaaaattggaatgcgtcgtcttcgagatgttaagtgatgttttcatcagggggagcaaaatacgcgctgtactctttttccttagCCAAGGTTTTATTCCACCGAATTTTCCtcgtaaggtttttaatgaggcagcattcaatgcgtattatcagatgtgtgtactctttttccttcattaggtttttttccactgggtttttcctaataaggttttaacgaggcacaacatctatggatgtttagaataactatgtatattgtttcttgtaaaaATTTTAATGAGATACATTTTACGTGGACacccaagggggagtgttatcaACCAAAttaatggttgtccactttgcATTAGTGGATGATCCTCTATCTTTTTTTAGTGGGCAACTTACCCATAAATGTTTTGTTTTCTTCCATTTAcatatggctataaatagccttctTCAATGTAAAGATGATTGATATATACTACATATACATAGTAAAATTTCTCCTTTGTTCTCCTTTCTTATCTTTTACTCTTGCTTCCTTGTTTTGTTGTATTTCATAATAGGTTTTTAATATTGGGCGAAGAAGataatgaaaaagaaagaaaagacaatagtatttttaattaaataaatgatgaaataaatatttatttatttttgggcTCAGCTCATTCGCCATTGGAGAGTGAAATACACTCTACATGCCACGTAGGCTCATAATGAGATAATAAATCAATTCTAAATAAAACGCGCAAAGTTCGAGTGTCTTCTTAAAAAAATAGGTATTACTTTAGGGGGGTAATTAtgtattttctcttattttaatgaataaaaTTGGTCAATGAACATAAATTAATCATTTAGTTTTCTATGTTAGTCAAATTCATACTTTCATGAGTCATGACTAATAACTCTTCAGGACAAAACAGGAAAAATAATGTTATTTATGTAttgattttgtaaaataacaaatattaagtaacatctatttttaataaggatgatatataaataaaaaggaagaaaatttatatttcatctattattttttaagaggtatgccaaaaaaataaaagtgaacaaAGAAAGTAGTACTAATAGGAGAATACTTTTGCAACTAATAAGCAGAATCAAGCTACTTATTAGCCTCTTCCATCACTAATTTCAAGTCGtgcaagttttaaaatattggtTGGCGTGAGTGATTGTGAACCTTGCctcctcttttttcttctttctttctttacttGATCGAAACTCCTAGTCCACATCTAGATTCTATTATTACATGAAATACATATGTATCCTACTCTACGTCAATTTTAGGAATACATCACCTAAAAAACTCATGAATATTCAAAACAAGAAAGATTAATATGGTATGACAAGATATTAAAAAGTTGCCCTCATGAATAGGAAAATTAAAGTTGATCAAAGCACGTATCTTGCAGATCCTCGTACACTATTTCATTTTGTAAACCTTCTGCTTGTATTTCAAATTAAGAAGCAACAGTTTTGAGAGGAACTGCAACCATTCATGCATGTGAAAACTTTCAAATTAGTGGATAACTTCTAATTGCGTGCCAATTAATTAGCTAGATTACCAAACCAATTACCACTCCATtatattactccctccattcatttttacttgtcacaGTGTCCTTTTTAAGGTACTTTTACtaacattttaatatgtttattttcatcacattgatatgaaaaaaattacaatttatagtattttcatatagtttttgaatatctgaatttttattttcaaatattgaattAATAATTTAGCTTTGAAAGTTAGTTAAATTGACTCTCAAAAAGCGTAACATGACAATTAAAAGGGAATGAAGGGAGTATTTTACTCcattaaataaatcaaaaatatgGAATATTATTTAATCAATTAGCCTTTTTAGTACGCGTATTAGCGCACGATAATTCCTTACGGTCTGATTTCTGTTATAATCTATTAATTTCTGTATTTTGATTGCTCTATTTTATCTGAGTTGCTTTTGTTATTTGCTTAGCTTTGAATTTATTATCCTTATCTGActtctcttatgattttactgagccgagggtctttcggaaacagccgtcctaccttggtaagagtcaggtctgcgtacactttatccttcCCAAACCCCacgtgtgggatttcactgggttggattgttgttgtatttttttctattctgTTAATTTGCCTCTAGCTCTCCTCGACGAATGTAATTAGCATACACGAACGCAGgtttattcttgatttaaatttttttaaaaacaactAGTCATTGTTCCTGTTTCTGAAAGAAGACAGAGAGCATTTCTTTGCTTAATTATTTACGTATCTTGTTTGTTTTTTACTGTACGTATATGTATGGTTTATCCTCAATTGAGTGGTCCTTGAGAAAGCTTCACTAACAACGACTCGTCACTTCTCAAAtgtttttatttgtattattcATTGATTAATTAGATATGTCAGTAGTCCTTGAGAAAGCTTCACAACAACGACTCGTCACTTCTCAAAtgtttttatttgtattattcATTGATTAATTAGATGTGTCACTTAAATAAAATGACACGTTAAACTGGCCAatcctaaagtattttaaggAGCCCATAGCCAAAAAATCTTCTAAGATTGGCTAAGAATTACGAAacaattttctaaaataaactGTCTTTACccaataatttaataaatttcttaGAGTTTAGATTTTATATACCATCAATGCAATAATATATATGAATCTATATCTATATAAGTACTATAAATtaatatcataaaaaatatgGTACCTGATGCAATATATGTAAAATGGCACTAGCAATTAGTATTATCAATgtacataaataaaaaaattcataattctACCATAAAATGTATGTTAGATACATTTTATGTAAAATGGCAATATATGTAAAATGGCACTAGCAATTAGTATTATCAATgtacataaataaaaaaattcataattctACCATAAAATGTATGTTAGATACTGTTTTATGTTGTAAAAGAGATTCGAAAAATTTAACAAGTTGACTTTATCTATATTTTAACCTATTCATTTAAATACAATTTAATTTCAAttctcatcaaaatattattgttcACAGATCAACGTCGAAATTCTAACTAAGGGTAAAGAAAAATAGATACATTACTCCATCTTTATAACaatcacaaaataaataaatagaagaaaaaatggACAATGGAATTGAGTTTAGAGTAGTAGGTAGTGATTTTTATAATCACTTAAACCATCTCCATATGTAAATATAATTAACTGATCCTCGTACGAAGTTCAAATTTAACCATATGATATTCATAAATAGAATTACTTAAACCATCTCAACGTTACTAACAGCTCCCATGAACTCAGTATCTTGTCCCATGGCATGCAAAGTTTCAGGAGTTAAACAAGCTTCTATGTCGATACTTCCTTGTTCTGCGCCACAAAATATTGTCATTTTCCCATCATGTTTGTTGCCAGCGCCACTTCTCACAGCAACGGGTCCCCCCCATCCAAAGTCATTGCCGTACACATCGAAGCGCGGCGAGCTGCTAGCAATCAAGCTATTAGCCACCACCTCACTCTTTTTCACTACCTTTGGATTTTTCACCCAACTTTCATAAAATTTCATGACCTCTTCATGTGTTTGCGTGGATACCACCTTATTCATTTGCAAAGCAGCCCAACCTAAATTAAAAGAAGtggattcaaaatttaatttctatgcatttaatattttgagtttttaaaaatatatttcaatcataAGTTAATGCATatcttaattaaaatttaatttgtctagccaaaatttcaaattcattttttttaatgtcaGAAGgtgttttttaaaaagataatattgaaatagagcaatttatatttaattaagcAGTTTGAAAAGTACTTTTGTCCAATATTAGAACAACATTTTGTGTTTCACCAAGGTTCTAAAAGTACTTTTGGAAAAACATTACTCCATTCATTTCAATTGATATGACACTCTTTGCCTTTACAAAAATTTATgtctataaattatttcattaatagtaaaaataaattttaaaattaatttttttttctaattatagtAACGTGACATTTTTTGGAATGAACTAAAAAAAATGTGTCAAATAAATTGGGATAGAGAAAATACCATTTTACCTTTTGAAAATCAGATTATATTACTACCCAAAAGTACTAAAaaaaattcctaaatattttaagataaatacgtatttttaaaaaataaacactTTTGACTTATACCCGAATCATGCTCCAACAACTCCCTAGCGGTGGTTGTGACGTTCACAAAATGCACAGCATTTCCGAAATAGCCTTCGGGTAAAGGAGGCTGAAGCCTTGACCTTGCACCTATTAGTAATTTGAAACTAATTTTTTCGTCAGCGTTCGTACGACAACGGCAACGGATAACAGATTGCCACAGATGAGCCAAAACGGCTTGTAAAGAAGAGATACAAATATTTTGGCTGTTTCCAAATTCATAATTGGCTTTGGCTTTGAGCTGAGCTATGTTCTGCTTGGTAAAGTGGAAAACTCTTTCCTCTAACAAAGGTAAATCGAATTCATCATGGACATGTTCCTTAGATAAAGGTACATGAATTGGACTAGCAACAAATTCAGGAAACCAACGGTCCAGAATCGGCGGTTTATCAACTATAAGATTACGCGCTATTTTGGACCAAGAATTGAAGAAATGCCAAAATGAAGTCCCATCGCCCACACAATGATTGATAGTGCAGCCAATGAAGAATCCGTCCTCTAGCTCAGTTACTTGCACGGCCAACAAAGGTTTAGAAACACCTGttaaaacttaataaatttaataatatacCTTACATAAATAcattaacaaaaatatgttatctctaaaaagataaattttcagaAGAGATGAATCATATATACTAGAAATTTATTACTCCTATATATTTGAACAAATGCACAAAAGTCTTTGAGTTCAAATTTTAGAGCGATCTAGCTAGAAAAAGCAAAACAAAAATTCTATAGCAGTACATATTTAGCTCACGAAAAGGAATGCATGCCCAGCGTGAAAGGAAGTGTTGATGAAATGTcataaaattaagttaatattTACCATCTCCCGAATTCATGTGGTAATATTTGTCTGGACGCAAACTTTAAGAATAAAAtgaagatttttaaaatttatgatctaaaataaatattcacTAAATGATTATATCACTATAAATCATATTAGTAAAGGTAGAATGAAAAAATTATAGTTAAATCATTAGTgttaaatatagaaatatgtattatTTCTTGGACCGactaaaaggaaaaataatatcatatacaaaataaataaaaaaatgtgcTCTCTTCAAGCTTAATTTTAGATGCAATGGTTCACGGGATTAACAACACCTTCATAGTTGTGAACTCCATTGAGCGGAAAGAAAGATTTGACAATCTTTGGCACGTAAGTTTGTTCCATGATATCAGCCACAATCAAATTAGGTGCAGTGGCATAAGTGAATTCAGCTCCTTCATTGCTGCAATCAATAAAGAAAGATAAGGTGTTATCACTGTTTTTATTAACAGCAAGTTTGCCCGCGAGGAGAGGAAAATAATTCAGAGTATCAGAAAGTGAAGTTTTTAGACGATTAATGAAATCTGATGATAATTTTGCCAACTCTCTATGTTGCTGAGGATTTGGTTTACGAAAAAGTAATCCTTTTTGAATGGGATCCACTGTGAGGAGTTGGAGATCCCATGGAGTTAACTGGATTTTTTTGGTAGAAAAGTTATTTTTCTCTATGGATTTTCTGGACCTAATAACACATGTTGATACTACTAGAAGTTTTGTCATCCTTAAACATTTGTTGCAGAAGCTAAATGGGGGAAAACTGATTTATATAAGTGGGTTATGGCTCACATGGCTATATCGATATATATTCCTCCAAGAAAGTGAAAAAGACCTAAATGTTAGGAACTGGATGTCTTTTTTCATGTGGCACCCACCCACATGGAAAATGTGTTGAAATTGTCCTTCCACTTATTTAGTTTCATCAATAAATGTAGCCCCCTTACttcaatgaaaagaaaaaaaaatgttgatAAG
The sequence above is a segment of the Solanum dulcamara chromosome 11, daSolDulc1.2, whole genome shotgun sequence genome. Coding sequences within it:
- the LOC129873530 gene encoding uncharacterized acetyltransferase At3g50280-like → MTKLLVVSTCVIRSRKSIEKNNFSTKKIQLTPWDLQLLTVDPIQKGLLFRKPNPQQHRELAKLSSDFINRLKTSLSDTLNYFPLLAGKLAVNKNSDNTLSFFIDCSNEGAEFTYATAPNLIVADIMEQTYVPKIVKSFFPLNGVHNYEGVSKPLLAVQVTELEDGFFIGCTINHCVGDGTSFWHFFNSWSKIARNLIVDKPPILDRWFPEFVASPIHVPLSKEHVHDEFDLPLLEERVFHFTKQNIAQLKAKANYEFGNSQNICISSLQAVLAHLWQSVIRCRCRTNADEKISFKLLIGARSRLQPPLPEGYFGNAVHFVNVTTTARELLEHDSGWAALQMNKVVSTQTHEEVMKFYESWVKNPKVVKKSEVVANSLIASSSPRFDVYGNDFGWGGPVAVRSGAGNKHDGKMTIFCGAEQGSIDIEACLTPETLHAMGQDTEFMGAVSNVEMV